One genomic segment of [Phormidium] sp. ETS-05 includes these proteins:
- a CDS encoding DUF3531 family protein has protein sequence MQVIFREFDPFNVWFWLEFEMVPSEQEKQYVEEVFDSWFFLGKLGGFNAENLQVQETGVDISYMDYDGQSAEASMMALMHNMGQFEYQGLWARCWLDLGTSDAIALDVLINALTQLAQEYVPIRQFIIGGENEDWPVEDSESRPDFADYNS, from the coding sequence ATGCAAGTTATTTTCCGAGAGTTTGACCCTTTTAATGTTTGGTTCTGGCTGGAATTCGAGATGGTGCCCAGCGAGCAAGAAAAGCAATATGTAGAAGAAGTATTCGACTCCTGGTTTTTCCTGGGGAAGCTGGGGGGGTTCAATGCGGAAAACCTGCAAGTGCAGGAAACCGGGGTTGATATCAGTTATATGGATTACGATGGTCAGTCGGCGGAAGCGAGCATGATGGCGCTGATGCACAATATGGGACAATTTGAGTATCAAGGGCTGTGGGCGCGGTGTTGGTTGGATTTGGGCACTAGCGACGCGATCGCCCTGGATGTGCTGATTAATGCCCTCACCCAATTGGCCCAAGAATATGTCCCCATCCGACAGTTTATCATCGGCGGGGAAAACGAGGATTGGCCAGTGGAAGATAGCGAAAGTCGCCCCGATTTTGCTGATTACAATTCCTAA